Proteins encoded by one window of Chanos chanos chromosome 7, fChaCha1.1, whole genome shotgun sequence:
- the LOC115817064 gene encoding mesothelin-like protein, translating to MYIYVKDDVSFNFTEYPADLLLYFSYSKISPSDCRAYFTALGFADFSVLSSALSFRKEILFSNARTCLGISGTSISRENLDILGNMCCTLDGSYIQNSDPYILEKLKNCPDFTVDQVNAMEVLLLSGNTTYGSPADWTINTLENLGILPLYLRSSFWINFTKREKKRFLRVFIKELRSNGVPRSKIRALRQEAQKQHRTKRSVGSGCTEGEITQVTVNNDAFPFGYNVTQFDACLSVQTLKDNLEEITDKTDDSALQEVILHKLNQAYPGGISDTVVQMLGPASRAATAEDIAKWNITTVDTLSALMKPSDGEWNPDLSKAIISKYLNGAGNSLGSVELNSVGSNLCALDTSTLSSISSSSLRGAGALDISNCTTEKKKALFTVAQSAFSNRNAMSRTTISNTNYQLMQPYLGGAGLTYLRSLSSSNISMDLTTFMSLDPNVIDALSVSDVRGLLGVNLPDLVTYQTQTVVENWIQRQLQSDLDTLNIGLTGGRSTPSTTAPTTAAQNNATAGGSGATTASSGGSGATTASSGGSSATTASSATGLGGLSLCSVTGLHILIVALSTTVLQFLH from the exons ATGTACATTTACGTCAAAGACGATGTCTCATTCAACTTCACAGAATACCCTGCCGACCTGCTTCTGTATTTCAG CTACTCAAAAATCAGCCCGTCAGACTGCCGGGCATACTTCACAGCGCTGGGCTTCGCTGACTTCAGCGTTCTCTCCAGTGCCTTGTCCTTCAGAAAAGAGATCCTGTTCAGCAATGCTAGAACCTGCCTG GGTATATCAGGAACCAGCATCAGCAGGGAGAACCTAGACATTCTGGGAAACATGTGCTGTACTCTGGATGGCTCCTACATTCAGAACTCTGATCCCTATATTCTGGAGAAACTCAAGAACTGTCCTGATTTCACAGTCGATCAAGTCAATGCCATGGAGGTGCTTCTGTTGTCTGGAAACACGACTTATGG GTCTCCTGCTGACTGGACTATTAACACGCTGGAGAATCTTGGTATTCTGCCTCTGTATCTCAGGTCATCATTCTGGATTAACTTCACTAAG agagaaaagaaacgtTTTCTCAGGGTATTCATCAAAGAGCTCAGGTCCAACGGGGTTCCCCGGTCAAAGATCAGAGCACTCCGACAGGAGGCCCAAAAACAGCATCGCACAAAACGCAGTGTTG GGAGTGGCTGTACTGAGGGAGAGATCACTCAGGTGACCGTAAACAACGATGCCTTCCCTTTCGGTTACAACGTCACTCAGTTTGACGCCTGCTTGAGTGTACAGACACTCAAGGACAACCTGGAGGAGATCACAGACAAGACAGATGACAGCGCCCTCCAGGAGGTTATTCTCCACAAGCTGAATCAG gCCTATCCGGGAGGAATCTCTGACACAGTGGTCCAAATGCTGGGGCCAGCTTCCCGCGCGGCCACCGCCGAGGACATTGCCAAGTGGAACATCACCACAGTGGACACCTTGTCTGCTCTCATGAAGCCGTCGGACGGGGAGTGGAACCCTGACCTG AGTAAAGCTATTATCTCTAAGTATCTGAATGGGGCTGGGAACTCCCTCGGCAGTGTGGAGCTGAATTCTGTTGGCTCTAACCTATGTGCTCTGGACACCAGCACCCTCAGCTCTATCTCCTCCAGCAGCCTGAG AGGAGCAGGTGCGCTGGACATCTCAAACTGTaccacagagaagaagaaagctCTGTTTACTGTGGCCCAGTCCGCTTTCTCCAACAGAAACGCAATGAGCAGAACAACCATCTCCAACACAAACTACCAGCTGATGCAACCATATCTCg gTGGTGCTGGTCTGACATACCTGAGGAGTCTCTCCAGTTCCAACATCAGTATGGACCTGACTACTTTTATGTCTCTGGACCCAAATGTTATCGAT GCACTCAGTGTGAGTGACGTCAGAGGGCTGTTGGGTGTGAACCTGCCAGACCTGGTGACCTATCAGACACAGACTGTGGTAGAAAACTGGATACAGCGGCAGCTGCAGTCTGATCTCGACACACTTAACATCGGTCTGACCGGAGGGAGGAGCACACCCTCCACAACCGCACCCACCACTGCAGCCCAAAACAATGCAACCGCAGGAGGATCTGGAGCAACTACTGCCTCATCGGGAGGATCTGGAGCAACTACTGCCTCATCGGGGGGATCTTCAGCAACTACTGCCTCATCAGCTACTG GACTCGGGGGTTTGAGCCTGTGTTCTGTGACAGGTCTACACATCCTGATAGTGGCACTGTCCACCACCGTTCTTCAGTTCCTGCActga